The DNA region CCCGCCGAAGGCCATCTGGAGAAGCTCACCGGTCCCGCCACGGATCATCGACTTCAGTCCCCCGGTGTCGACCCGGATGTCCATGCTCACGCCCGCGGTCCACAGGACGACAGCCTGGGCGTCGGCGAAGGTCGGTGCGCTCGCGACGTCCAGGGCCACCGGCTCGCCCACCGTCGTGACCGCGACATATCCGGTGCCGCGCATGGCGACGTTGAACAAGCCACCGGCCATCATGCTGCCGCGGGCCTGCACGCGGTGGATGTCCCACTCGATCGAGGACGAGAAGGCGAGCACGTTGTTGCCGTTGACCGAGATCGCGTCGTTCTCCAGGTACATGACCTGGATCTCGGAGGCCTGGTCGGCGACGAAGAGCTCGCCCTGCCCCACGCACTGCATCATGTCGACGCCCTCGCCCGTGAGCTTGGACTTGAGGAACTTGTCCAGGCCGCCGGAGCCCTTGTTCTCGAAGCGGACGTCGCCCTGGTACGCAACCATCGAGCCGGTCTTGGCCCACACCGGGCCATAGCCCATCTGGATCTTCAGGAGCTTCTTGTTCTGCAGCGAGAACGGATCCTGGGAAGCGTTCTCGCGGAAGTCGGTGAAGAGCGATCCGTGGATGGCCATGACTCTCGTCCCCTCGTACGTCGTCGTCGTCCTGGTCCGTCGGCCGGGCTCGCTGAAACTCTAACGAGACGGGCGGGCCGTGCGTAGGCTTTCGCGTGAGTGGGCCAGATGAACTCCGCAGGCCCGGTGGAGGAGCTGACATGGGATTCCTGGACAAGGCAAAGGCCGCCGCGAGCGATCTGGCGGCGAAGGCAGACACGGCGCTGGGCAGCTCGGGCCTGACCGGTGGTCCGAAGCCGGCCGGGGCCGGTGACGTGGACAGGTACTTCCACGACCTCGGGGTCCTGACCTACCTCGAGGCGAGCGGACGCCCGGCAGACCCCGCTGACCGCGCGCGCGTCATGACGAACCTCCAGGAGCTGGACTCGAGCGGTGCGATCCGCTCGTTCGCCCTGCACACCGCACCACCGCCCGCACCGGGGATGGCCGGCGCCGTCCCGCCGCCACCAGGGATGGCCGGCACGACGCCACCACCCCCCGGGATGGCCGGCACGACGCCACCGCCGCCGTTCGGCGCCGGCGGACCGCCGAGCCCCGAGCCACCGCAGGCTCCGGCACCTGTGCCGCAGGCACCCCCGGCCGCTCCGGTCGCCGCGCCCCCGCCGCCGTCCTGGATGACGACGGACGACAGCGGCGATCGCTGATCACGAGCGCCCGGGCCGGCTGACCGGCGGCCCCCGTCGCCGGTGCGAGCCACGCCCGGACGTCGATCAGGCCACCGGACGCCGGTGGGTCTCGTACATCCGGACGGCGACGACCAGCCCGGAGACCGCCGTGAGCACTGCGACCGTCCACACCGCGGCGCGGACTCCCAGGAGGTCGGCGACGACACCGGCGAGCAGTGCGCCGACGGCGAACCCGCCGTCCCGCCAGAGCCGGTAGACGCCGACCGACCGGGCGCGCCAGGCCGGGTGGGCGACGTCGCCGACGGCCGCCAGCAGGGTCGGGTAGACCATCGCGGTCCCGGCACCGAGCAGGGCCGCCGCCACCGCCCACCACCCGAAGCTGTCGCTGACCGCGACCAGCGCCAGACCGACGGCCTGCACCCACATGCCGGCGGCGATGAACCACTTGCGGCCCCACCGGTCCGACAGCGCCCCCGTGAGCAGCTGCCCGACGCCCCAGACCGCCGGATACAGCGCGGCAAGCATGCCGATGCGCGCGATCGAGAGCCCGGCCGCCGCGAAGAGCACCGGGAAGAGGCCCCAGGCGAGGCCGTCGTTGAGGTTGTTGACCAGCCCGGCCTGGCTCGCCGAGGACAGCGCGGGCTCGCGGAAGCTGGTCTGGACGAACACCTGCCGGTCGGTCAGCGCGTCGTGCAGGTGGTCATGGCGTCCGTCGTCCCGGGCGACGTGGGTCGTTGCCTCGAGGTGGGCGTGACCGCGGGTCTCACGGACCACGAGGGTCGACAGGCCGAGCCCGAGCCCGGCGAAGGCGATGCCCAGGAAGAACGGGGCCGGCCGGAGCCCGTACGCCTCGGCGAGGTAGCCGGTGGCGAGCGCCGTAGCGGCCACGGCGACGTACCCGGCCGCCTCGTTCATTCCCATCGCGGTACCCCGCCGGGCCGGGCCGACAAGATCGATCTTCATGATCACGGTGGTGGACCAGGTCAGGCCCTGGCTCACGCCGAGGAGCACGTTGGCGACCACGATCCAGGTCCAGGTCGGCGCCCAGATCAGCAGCAGCGGCACCGGCACCGCGACGAGCCACCCGACGATCAGCACCGGCTTGCGGCCGTACCGGTCGGACCAGGTCCCGGCGAGGTAGTTGGTCACGGCCTTGGCCAGGCCGAAGGCGAGGATGTACGTCAGGGTCGCCGTGTAGGCGCGCAGCCCGAACTCGGCCTCGGCGAGCAGCGGGAGCACCGTCCGTTCCTGGCCCAGCATCCCGCCGACCAAAGCGTTGACCGCGACGAGCAGGCTGAACTGCGCGACGTTCGCACGCAGGCCGAGAACGGGTGGGCGGCCGACGCGCATCGTCAGATCGCCGCAGCCCGGATCGCCGCGGCCCGGAACGCCGTACCGAGCGCCGCCGCGGCTCGCGCGACGTGGTCGGCGGTCGTGTGCCGCCCCAGGGACAGCCGGACCGCGCCGCTCGCGGTGCGCGGGTCGACACCCATGGCCAGGACGGCCCCGGATCCCGACCCCTGCCCCGTGTGGCAGGCCGATCCGGTCGCAGCCGCAACGGTGGGGCAGCCGGCCAGGACGTCCCACCCGGCGGCGCCGGGGAGCGAGACGAGCAGGGTGTTCGGCACGATGCGTTCGACCGGGGTGAGGCGCACGAGGCCGGGCACGAGCCCGGACAACGTCGCCCACAGCAGCTCACGCAGGCCGGCGACCCGCTCGCCCTCGCTCACCAGGTCGCGACCCAGCAGGGCGCTCGCGGCGCCCAGCCCGACGATGCTCGCGACGTTCTCGGTACCGGGCCGCAACCCGTGCTCCTGGGACGCCCCGCGCAGGACGGGCCGCACGGCGGTGCCCCGACGGACGTACAGCGCGCCGACACCCTTCGGGGCGTAGCACTTGTGGCCGGCGATCGAGAGCAGGTCGACGCCGAGCGCACCGACGTCGATCGGGACCTTCCCGAACGCCTGCGCGGCATCGGTGTGCGCGACGGCGCCGACCGCCCGGGCCGCGGCGGCCATCTCGGCCACCGGCATCAGAGCCCCGGTCTCGTTCTGCCCGAGCATGACGGTGGCCAGGGCGACGTCAGGCCCGATCGCGGCGACGAGGTCGGCGGCGGCGATGTGACCGGTCGCCGTGACCGGGACGGTCGTGACGTGCCAGCCCTCGGCGCGCAGCTGCTCCACGGGCTGCACCGTGGCGGGATGCTCGACAGCGGAGGTCACGATCCGGCGCCGCACGGGGTCGGCGGCCGCGGCTGCCCCGCGGATGGCGAGGTTGTTGGCCTCGGTGCCGCCGGAGGTGAAGACGACCTCGTCCGGCCGGGCACCGAGGAGCTCGGCGACCTGCGCGCGAGCCTGCGCGACGGCGTCGGCCGCCTGTCGACCGAGTGCGTGACCGCTCGAGGGGTTGCCGAAGTGCCGGGTCAGGTACGGCAGCATCGCCTCGAGCACCTCAGGCAGGACCGGTGTCGTCGCGTTGTGGTCGAGATAGACGACGTCGTCACCCATCAGAACACCAGGACCTTGTCGGCCGCGAGGGTGAGCGTGGCGAGCTCCTCCATCGTGGAGCGATGGGCGTCCTCGACGAGCAGCTCCTGGCTGACTCCCCGCGCGTCCATGCAGGTCCCGCAGCACAGGACCTGACCACCGTTGCGCGGGACGGCGGAGAGCATGCGGTCGAGCCGGTAGTAGCCGTCCGGGGTCTTCTGGTTCCGGATGGCGACTGTCACGCCGTCGCCCATGAGGAACACCTGCATCGTGACCTCGTCGCGCTTGGCCAGCGCCGCCGCGAGCCGCACGGCGTTGTAGGTGGCGTCGGCGCCATAGGCGGGGCCGTTGATGATCATCAGGACGTTCATGGCGTGATCCAGTCCTTCGAGGTGGCTGCCGGGGCGGGAGCCCCGGTCCGTTCGGTCGATGGTGCGGGTGCGGACGGGGTGGTCAACCAGCGCAGGTGCTCGCGACCGGCCAGGAGGTCGAGGCGTCGCCAGAGCACGCTGCCGGGCACCGCCTGGCTCGCGTGACAGGTCACGGCGCGCAGCTGCCGGGTGCGGTCGACCGGGACGACCAGGTCGATCGCGTCGTCGTCGTGGCCGGCGAAGGATGACCCGAGCTCGACGTTGAGCGTGTCTGCGACGGTGCGCGGGAGGGTCCAGCCCAGGACGGGCAGGTCCAGGACGGCCGCGGCTGCGAGTGCGGCCTCGGTGGCCCGCACGTGATCCTGGTGACCGGTCACCCCGGTCGAGTCGAAGGCCACGATCCCGTCCGCGTCCGCCGCGCGGGCCGCCTCCCGGGCCTCGGCCGCGAGCGCGTCGAGGGCCACGGCCGCCAGCCCACCGTCGGGGTACGAGCGCAGGAGGACGCCGACGAGGCCGATCTCCTTCGCAGCGTCGACGAGCTCGCGTTCCCGCACGGCGTCGAGGTCGCCCGGGACCCCGTGCAGCGTCGATGCCTCGCCGCGGGTCAGGCACAGCACCCGGACCGCTGTGCCCTGCTCGACGAACGCGCTGAGCACGGCGCCGAGCCCGAACGACTCGTCGTCGGGATGCGCGACGACCGCCAGCACCGAACGCCAGGGCGGCAGGGCCGGACCGCTCATGATGCTGCACCGAGCTCGACGGTGCGGCCGGCCCGGCGCCACTCGTCGATTCCCGCATCGAGCCGGAGCGCGTGGACCCCGGCCGCCCGCAGCTGCCGGACCGCCTCGGCGGAGAGCACGCAGTACGGCCCGCGGCAGTACGCCACGACTGTCGACCCGGTGGGAACCTCGGCGATCCGGCCGGAGAGCTCGGCCAGCGGGACGCTCAGCGCCCCGGCGATGTGGCCGGCCTCGAACTCCTCCGGCGGGCGCACGTCGACGACGACGACGACGACGTCGCCCTGACCGCTCCGCTCGAGCAGCTGCGCGATGTCGAGCGGCTCGACCCCGTCGACCTCACCGAAGAACGCCTCTGCCAGGTAGCGGACCTCGGCGATCCGCACCTCGGCCACCTCGCGCAGCGCCCGGAACCCGGCCAGGACCGTGGGATCCGCGACCCGGTAGACCACGTGGCGGGCGTCCCGCGACGACGTGACCAGCCCGGCACTGCGGAGCACCTGCAGGTGCCGGGAGGTGTTCGCCACCGTCATCGACGTCTGCTGGGCGATCGACTCGACCGACCGCGGACCCTGCGCGAGCAGGTCGACCACCTCGAGCCGCCTGGGGCTTGCGAACGCCGACGCGACGCGGGCGAACTGCTCGTACACCGCGTCCTTGAACTCCCTGGCGCGCATGGGTGTCCTCCCGATCAATGGATCAAGCGATTCGTTGAATATACCGGAGGATCCGTCCGGGTGGACGGGCGGGGACAGCTGCGGGATCCCCTGCGCGCAGGGCCCTGGTGTGCGACCGTTGAGGGGTGGCCCCGTTCCGGCTCGAGTTCCGTCGGGAGGGCGTGCGGCTTGTCGCTCCCGATGACTTCGCGGTGCCCGCGGCCGCCCCGCTCGAGCCCGACCACCACTGGTTCCTCACCGCCTCCCAGCGCGGCAACCGGTCCACCGGGATGCGGACCTGGACCGAGGGCAACACCGTCCGGCCGCTCGTGCACGGACGCCCGTACTTCGCCGCGCTCGCGGATGCCGTCGACCGCACGCGACCGGGCGACGCGGTCTTCCTGGCCGGCTGGCGGGTGGACCCCGACGAGCTCGTCCGGGACGACGGCACGACGGTGACCCAGCTGCTCGCCGCGGCCGCGCGTCGCGGCGTGATCGTCAGGGGGCTCGTGTGGCGCTCCCAGATGGACCGGATGCGCTTCTCCCGTCGGCAGAACCGGCTGTTCTCGGAGGCGGTCAACGACGCCGGTGGCGAGGTGCTGCTGGACCACCGGGTCCGGCCCTTCGGCAGCCACCACCAGAAGTTCGTCGTCCTGCTCCACCCGGGCCGGCCCGACCAGGACGTCGTCTTCCTCGGCGGGATCGACGTCGCGCACAGCAGGCGCGACGACATCGAGCACCTCGGGGACCCCCAGCGCATGCCGTTCGCCCGGTGGTACGGCGGCGAGCCCGCGTGGCACGACGTGCAGATCGAGGTGCGCGGGCCGGCGGTCCGGGACGTCGAGGAGGTGTTCCGGGAGCGGTGGGGGGACCCTGCCCAGCTGTCGAGGAGCCCGTGGCGCATCCTCCAGCGCCTGCTGGACCTGCCCGAACGGCACCCGAGCCCGCTGCCGGAGCCACTGCCGGACCCGCCGGCCACGGGCACCTGCTCGGTCCAGCTGCTGCGGACCTACCCGAACCGCTGGCCCGGCTACCCGTTCGCCCCGCACGGCGAGCGGAGCATCGCGCGGGGGTATGCCAAGGCGCTGCGGCGGGCCCGGCGGCTGATCTACATCGAGGACCAGTACCTGTGGTCGACCAGCGTCGCGCGCGTGTTCGCGGAGGCCCTGCGCAAGGAGCCCCGGATGCACCTGGTCGTCGTCGTCCCGCGCTTCCCGGACCAGGACGCGGAGCTGACGATCCCGGTCGCCATGCACGGGCACACCCAGGCCCTGGACATCGTGCGGGAGGCCGGCCGGGACCGGGTGCTGATCCTCGACCTGGAGAACGACGACGGCCGGCCCGTCTACGTGCACTCGAAGGTCTGCATCGTCGACGACGTGTGGGCGACGGTCGGCAGCGACAACTTCAACCGCCGGTCCTGGACCCACGACTCCGAGCTCACCGCAGCCGTCGTCGACGAGGCGCCGGACCTCCGTGAGCCCCCGGACCCGGCCGGGCTCGGCGACGGCGCGCGGACGTTCGCGCGGGGCCTGCGCCTCGAGCTGTGGCGTGAGCACCTGGAGCTTCCCGACGACGACGCTCTCCTCGACCCCCACGAGGCCGTCGCGACCCTGCGTCGGAGCGTCGCGGCGCTGGACGCCTGGTACGCGGGCGGCTGCGCAGGTCCGCGTCCGCCCGGACGGTTGCGCACGCACGTCATGGCGGTCCCCACGCCGTGGCAGCGCCGGCTCGCCGTTCCGGCCTACCGCACGATCGTCGACCCGGACGGCCGACCGCCGCGGATGAAGGTGCGCGGGCACCACTGAGGCCCGTCCGCACCTCCTGCGCCGACCCGCGCTAGCGTGTGCGGACACGTCGGCAATCGACCGAGAGGCTCACCATGTCGTTCCAGGCATACCTCGACGCCATCGAGGACCGGACGGGGTTGACCCCACGCACGCTCGTCGAGATCGCCCGGAGCAAGGGTTTCGATGCCCCAGAGACGAAGGCCGGCGACGTCGTCGCATGGCTCAAGGCGGACTACGACCTCGGTCGCGGTCACGCGATGGCCCTGTGGCACGTGATCAAGAACGGTCCGGGGATCGCCACCAAGCACGTCGGGACCACCGGCACGCACCGCGACGAGTCCGACACCCTCTGGCTCGACGGCAAGGCGACCCGACCGAAGCCGTAGGGGTCACCACGGGTGCAGCGTGGGTGCGTCCTCGAGGAAGGTCTCGTACGCGGCGCGCTCGTCGGGTGTGAAGGCTCGGGACAGGTGCGTGTCCTTGTCCAGCTGCACCATCCGCGACCTCGCGCGCAGGTAGGCGGTGCCGGTGTCGTCCGCGTCGACGATCTCGTAGCCGAAGTCCACCGACGACCGCCCGATGCGGGACACCCACACCTCCACCGCGAACGGCGCCGGGGTGAAGGTCAGCGGCGCGAGGTAGTCGATCTCGTGCTTGACCACGACGAGCATCGACGCCGTCAGCGCCCCGTCCTCGTCGACCCCCATCGACGGGAACAGCGTGAAGCGGGCGTCGTCGAGGTAGCGCAGGTAGGCGGCGTTGTTGACGTGGCCGAACAGGTCGACGTCGGACCATCGGACGGGCATGACGACGCGGCCACGGCCGGTCCGTGGCAGCTGCTGGTTCACGTCGTCACCCTAGGCCGGTGCGGGAGGCGTGCGGCGGTCATGGCGGCGTCGATGGTCAACTTCCCCGGCCGTCGTGCCGATGAGTCTCCCGGTGCGCCGACTGCGCCATCGATCGTCTCTGCCCGTCACGCAGGGACCGACCGCGAGACGGAGTGCGCATGAGCCCGCAGGCAGGCTGGTACGCCGCTCCCGGCGAGCCAGGGATGACGCGCTTCTGGGACGGGCAGAGGTGGACCGAGTACCGGCAGTCGCTTCCCTCGACCGGTCCGCCGGGAACCCCGGCGCTGGAGCTGCTGTCCAAGCTCACCACCGCGCAGCAGTACCTCGGCAGTGAGCCGGTCAGAGCGACCGGGATCGCGGTCCGGATGATCGTCGTCGGGGTGGCCGTCCTGCTCTTCAGCGCGTTCATCACCAGAACGATGCACTGGGACGACGGGCGCGTCGGCGCCGGCGAGGTCACCGTCCAGGGAACGGTCGTGGCGCAGAACCGGCACCTGAGCGCCAAGGGCCTGTGGCGCTGCGCCCCGGACGTCGCCTACGAGGTCGACGGGAGCTCGTACGTCGCCGGGTCGTCCGGCTCGTCGAGCGACTGCCCGGCCGTCGGCGACTCGGCGCGGGTCGTCTACCCGGCCACCGACCCGGCCGCCGGGCGGGTCGCGCCGTCGAGCACCACGACGCTCCTCGCCGCGGTCTTGCCGGCGGCCGGCATCCTCTCCCTCGTCGGTGGGATCGGGACGTTCGTCTGGCGGGTGCTGCCGGTCGGAGCGAGCGTCAGGCGGTTCGTCAGAGGGCTGGTCGGACGCGAGCGGATCGAGGGAGCACGGTGAGCACGCCGGTCCTGATCGGTGTCGAGCGATTCACCGTCAAGCACCGGATCACGCTGACCGAGAACCTCTACGAGCTCCGGACCCTGGGTCCGAACGACGAGCACGGCGAGATCTTCGCGTTCGCGCGGATGGAGCAGATGACGCTCTCGGAGGAGTTCCGCTTCTTCGCGGACAAGGAACGGCGCGCACCGCTCTTCTCGTTCCGGGCCCAGACCCGCATGAACCTCGGCCACGCGACGTATGACGTGCTGGACGCCGGCGGCATGCGGATCGGGTACCTGCAGCACCAGTTCTTCGCGTCCAAGGTTCGCGAGACGTGGCGTCTGGGCGCGCCAGGCGTCGAGGCGGTCGGGCACCAGCGGAGCGAGGCCGTCGGGGTCCTGCGGCGCACGTGGCGGCCGGCAGGGCCGCACTACCCCTCGCGGGTCGGTCCCTTGGCGGCCGCGTGCCGGCCGCCGATGTACCCGAAGGTCATGGCCGGACCGATGGTGGAGCCCGGACCGGGGTAGGTGTTGCCCATCACGGAGGCCGAGGTGTTGCCGGCCGCGTAGAGACCTTCGATCATCGATCCGTCCGCACGCAGCACGCGGGCGTGCTCGTCGGTGAGCAGGCCGCCCTTCGTGCCGAGGTCGCCCGGCCAGATCTTGACGGCGTAGAACGGCGGCCTGCTCACGGCGCCCAGGTTGGGGTTCGGCTTGACCCTGGGGTCGCTGTACACCCGGTCGTACGCGCTGTCGCCGCGGTGGAAGTCCTCGTCGACGCCGCGCCGGGCGAACTCGGCGAAGCGGCCGGCGGTGCGGCGCAGACCTGCCGGGTCCACCCCGATCTTCCCGGCCAGCTCCTCGAGGGAGTCGGCCTTGGTGAAGAACCCGGACTCGATCAGCTTCTTCGGCGTCATGCCCGGCAGGGCCATGCCGAAGGGGTACCAGCGGCGGTGGTGCGAGTCGATGATGAGGTAGGCGGGGATGGCGCCGACGGTCGCGTTGCGGGCGTACTGGTGGTGACCGGCGTCGACGTACGACTCGGACTCGTTCATGAAGCGCTCGCCACTCGCGTCGACGATGAAGCCGTGCGGCAGCGAGCGCTCGGCGAGGAGGAACTGGGCGGCGCCGCTCGGGTTGATGACCGACGGGCCCCACCAGGCGTCGTCCATC from Cellulomonas sp. KRMCY2 includes:
- a CDS encoding AIM24 family protein — encoded protein: MAIHGSLFTDFRENASQDPFSLQNKKLLKIQMGYGPVWAKTGSMVAYQGDVRFENKGSGGLDKFLKSKLTGEGVDMMQCVGQGELFVADQASEIQVMYLENDAISVNGNNVLAFSSSIEWDIHRVQARGSMMAGGLFNVAMRGTGYVAVTTVGEPVALDVASAPTFADAQAVVLWTAGVSMDIRVDTGGLKSMIRGGTGELLQMAFGGQGYVLVQPSESVVSGGHQATQSKSGGLGSLLGG
- a CDS encoding MFS transporter; translation: MRVGRPPVLGLRANVAQFSLLVAVNALVGGMLGQERTVLPLLAEAEFGLRAYTATLTYILAFGLAKAVTNYLAGTWSDRYGRKPVLIVGWLVAVPVPLLLIWAPTWTWIVVANVLLGVSQGLTWSTTVIMKIDLVGPARRGTAMGMNEAAGYVAVAATALATGYLAEAYGLRPAPFFLGIAFAGLGLGLSTLVVRETRGHAHLEATTHVARDDGRHDHLHDALTDRQVFVQTSFREPALSSASQAGLVNNLNDGLAWGLFPVLFAAAGLSIARIGMLAALYPAVWGVGQLLTGALSDRWGRKWFIAAGMWVQAVGLALVAVSDSFGWWAVAAALLGAGTAMVYPTLLAAVGDVAHPAWRARSVGVYRLWRDGGFAVGALLAGVVADLLGVRAAVWTVAVLTAVSGLVVAVRMYETHRRPVA
- a CDS encoding cysteine desulfurase family protein, coding for MGDDVVYLDHNATTPVLPEVLEAMLPYLTRHFGNPSSGHALGRQAADAVAQARAQVAELLGARPDEVVFTSGGTEANNLAIRGAAAAADPVRRRIVTSAVEHPATVQPVEQLRAEGWHVTTVPVTATGHIAAADLVAAIGPDVALATVMLGQNETGALMPVAEMAAAARAVGAVAHTDAAQAFGKVPIDVGALGVDLLSIAGHKCYAPKGVGALYVRRGTAVRPVLRGASQEHGLRPGTENVASIVGLGAASALLGRDLVSEGERVAGLRELLWATLSGLVPGLVRLTPVERIVPNTLLVSLPGAAGWDVLAGCPTVAAATGSACHTGQGSGSGAVLAMGVDPRTASGAVRLSLGRHTTADHVARAAAALGTAFRAAAIRAAAI
- a CDS encoding DsrE/DsrF/TusD sulfur relay family protein gives rise to the protein MNVLMIINGPAYGADATYNAVRLAAALAKRDEVTMQVFLMGDGVTVAIRNQKTPDGYYRLDRMLSAVPRNGGQVLCCGTCMDARGVSQELLVEDAHRSTMEELATLTLAADKVLVF
- a CDS encoding PIG-L family deacetylase, producing the protein MSGPALPPWRSVLAVVAHPDDESFGLGAVLSAFVEQGTAVRVLCLTRGEASTLHGVPGDLDAVRERELVDAAKEIGLVGVLLRSYPDGGLAAVALDALAAEAREAARAADADGIVAFDSTGVTGHQDHVRATEAALAAAAVLDLPVLGWTLPRTVADTLNVELGSSFAGHDDDAIDLVVPVDRTRQLRAVTCHASQAVPGSVLWRRLDLLAGREHLRWLTTPSAPAPSTERTGAPAPAATSKDWITP
- a CDS encoding metalloregulator ArsR/SmtB family transcription factor — translated: MRAREFKDAVYEQFARVASAFASPRRLEVVDLLAQGPRSVESIAQQTSMTVANTSRHLQVLRSAGLVTSSRDARHVVYRVADPTVLAGFRALREVAEVRIAEVRYLAEAFFGEVDGVEPLDIAQLLERSGQGDVVVVVVDVRPPEEFEAGHIAGALSVPLAELSGRIAEVPTGSTVVAYCRGPYCVLSAEAVRQLRAAGVHALRLDAGIDEWRRAGRTVELGAAS
- a CDS encoding phospholipase D family protein, whose product is MAPFRLEFRREGVRLVAPDDFAVPAAAPLEPDHHWFLTASQRGNRSTGMRTWTEGNTVRPLVHGRPYFAALADAVDRTRPGDAVFLAGWRVDPDELVRDDGTTVTQLLAAAARRGVIVRGLVWRSQMDRMRFSRRQNRLFSEAVNDAGGEVLLDHRVRPFGSHHQKFVVLLHPGRPDQDVVFLGGIDVAHSRRDDIEHLGDPQRMPFARWYGGEPAWHDVQIEVRGPAVRDVEEVFRERWGDPAQLSRSPWRILQRLLDLPERHPSPLPEPLPDPPATGTCSVQLLRTYPNRWPGYPFAPHGERSIARGYAKALRRARRLIYIEDQYLWSTSVARVFAEALRKEPRMHLVVVVPRFPDQDAELTIPVAMHGHTQALDIVREAGRDRVLILDLENDDGRPVYVHSKVCIVDDVWATVGSDNFNRRSWTHDSELTAAVVDEAPDLREPPDPAGLGDGARTFARGLRLELWREHLELPDDDALLDPHEAVATLRRSVAALDAWYAGGCAGPRPPGRLRTHVMAVPTPWQRRLAVPAYRTIVDPDGRPPRMKVRGHH
- a CDS encoding DUF4287 domain-containing protein, which codes for MSFQAYLDAIEDRTGLTPRTLVEIARSKGFDAPETKAGDVVAWLKADYDLGRGHAMALWHVIKNGPGIATKHVGTTGTHRDESDTLWLDGKATRPKP
- a CDS encoding thioesterase family protein — translated: MNQQLPRTGRGRVVMPVRWSDVDLFGHVNNAAYLRYLDDARFTLFPSMGVDEDGALTASMLVVVKHEIDYLAPLTFTPAPFAVEVWVSRIGRSSVDFGYEIVDADDTGTAYLRARSRMVQLDKDTHLSRAFTPDERAAYETFLEDAPTLHPW
- a CDS encoding DUF2510 domain-containing protein, whose protein sequence is MSPQAGWYAAPGEPGMTRFWDGQRWTEYRQSLPSTGPPGTPALELLSKLTTAQQYLGSEPVRATGIAVRMIVVGVAVLLFSAFITRTMHWDDGRVGAGEVTVQGTVVAQNRHLSAKGLWRCAPDVAYEVDGSSYVAGSSGSSSDCPAVGDSARVVYPATDPAAGRVAPSSTTTLLAAVLPAAGILSLVGGIGTFVWRVLPVGASVRRFVRGLVGRERIEGAR